From the genome of Denticeps clupeoides chromosome 4, fDenClu1.1, whole genome shotgun sequence, one region includes:
- the kiaa0040 gene encoding uncharacterized protein KIAA0040 homolog: protein MKEDVVEFFDGLWKTATIKHEQGLYNTVCLAVLLALPLMVLVTTLVVCCHCCCCRQGSRCLCCCGRGDGEQAKTDKKRKKNSSPKNEDLWISVKMGPMTPDRVALNMV, encoded by the coding sequence ATGAAGGAAGATGTGGTGGAATTTTTTGACGGACTGTGGAAGACGGCCACCATTAAACACGAGCAGGGCCTGTACAACACGGTGTGCTTGGCAGTGCTGCTGGCGCTTCCGCTGATGGTGCTGGTGACCACCCTGGTGGTCTGCTGCCACTGCTGTTGCTGCCGCCAAGGCTCCCGCTGCCTGTGCTGCTGCGGCAGAGGCGATGGTGAGCAGGCCAAGACCGataagaaaaggaagaagaacaGCAGCCCAAAAAACGAGGACTTGTGGATATCTGTTAAAATGGGGCCAATGACTCCAGACAGAGTGGCTTTGAACATGGTGTAG